A stretch of DNA from Rathayibacter sp. VKM Ac-2762:
GTCCGTCCGGTCGTGGGGTCGGTCGTGATGTCGCTGACCGTGAAGATGCCGAACTGCATCAGGCGCTCCTTCTGTCCTCCGGCCCGGTGGGGCCTGGTCCATGCGTTTGCATGTACATCCTCATTCAACCACGTGCAGCCGGATCTATTCCCGAGGATCCCCGGGCCTCCGCCGGGCTGTCGCAGGACGGTGGAGGCGCCGTGCCCGGACGTCGCCGACCCGCCCCGCTCGCCCCGCGGCCGCCCGAAACATCCCCGCAATACGCCCCGCACTAGAGTCGTGCCATGGGTGACCTCTTCGACGGATACGGGTCCCAGAAGGTCGAGCGGCCCGACACGGGCGCCACCCCCTGGGACGAGATGTTCGCCGACGTGGCGTCGACCGGAGGCCCCGACGGGGTCCGCGGCGCCTACCGCGACATCTACTCCTCGCTCGCGCGGATGACCCAGGAGGAGCTGCGCGGCCGCACCGACGCGCTCGCCTCCTCCTACCTCGCGCAGGGCGTCACCTTCGACTTCGCGGGGGAGGAGCGGCCGTTCCCCCTCGACGCCGTCCCCCGGGTGATCGAGCGCGCCGAGTGGAACGAGGTGCAGACCGGCATCAAGCAGCGGGTCCGTGCTCTCGAGGCGTTCCTCGCCGACGTCTACGGCCCGCAGAACGCCGTGGCCGACGGCGTCATCCCCGCCGGGCTGATCTCGAGCTCGAGCCACTTCCACCGGCAGGCCGCGGGCATCGTCCCCGCGAACGGCGTGCGGATCCAGGTGTCCGGGATCGACCTGATCCGCGACGAGAAGGGCGGCTGGCGGGTCCTCGAGGACAACGTCCGCGTGCCCTCCGGCGTCTCCTACGTCATCTCGAACCGCCGGGTGATGGCGCAGACGCTGCCCGAGCTGTTCGTCTCGATGCGGGTGCGCCCGGTCGGCGACTACCCGAACAAGCTGCTGCAGGCCCTCCGCGCCTCCGCCCCCGAGGGCGTCGACGACCCGACCGTGGTCGTGCTCACCCCGGGCGTCTACAACTCCGCCTACTTCGAGCACACCCTCCTCGCCCGCCTCATGGGCGTCGAGCTGGTCGAGGGCCGCGACCTGTTCTGCACGGGCGGCAAGGTGTTCATGCGCACCACCTCCGGCCCGACCCGGGTCGACGTGATCTACCGCCGCGTGGACGACGAGTTCCTCGATCCGCTGCAGTTCCGCGCCGACTCGATGCTCGGCTCGCCCGGGCTGATGCTCGCGGCCCGGCTCGGGAACGTCACGATCGCCAACGCGGTCGGCAACGGCGTCGCCGACGACAAGCTCGTCTACACCTACCTGCCCGACCTCATCCGCTACTACCTCTCGGAGGAGCCGGTGATCAAGAACGTCGACACGTGGCGGCTCGAGGACCCGGGAGCGCTCGAGGAGGTGCTCGACCGCCTCGACGAGCTCGTCGTGAAGCCGGTCGACGGCTCCGGCGGCAAGGGCCTGGTCGTCGGGCCGGCCGCCTCGGCGAAGGAGCTCGCGGAGCTGCGCTCCCGCCTCCAGGCCGACCCGCGCGGCTGGATCGCGCAGCCGGTCGTGCAGCTCTCCACCATCCCCACCCTCGTCGACGACGGGATGCGCCCCCGGCACGCCGACCTGCGGCCCTTCGCCGTGAACGACGGTACCGACGTCTGGGTGCTGCCCGGCGGCCTGACCCGCGTCGCGCTCCCCGAGGGGCAGCTCGTCGTCAACTCGTCGCAGGGCGGCGGATCGAAGGACACCTGGGTGGTCGGCCTCGAGGAGGCGCGCAGCGCCGATCCCGAGGCGCGCGACATCCAGGCGCTCGTCGCCGAGCAGGCCGCGGTCACCAGCTCCATCCCGATCGTCTACCCGCTCAACCACACGCCCGACCACTCGCCGCAGGACGCGCCGAACACCGACCAGGACCAGCAGCAGCAGCAGCAGACGCTCGCGGCGGGGGAGGACGACTGATGCTCTCCCGGATCGCCGAGTCGCTGTTCTGGATCGGCCGCTACATCGAGCGGTCCGACGGCACCGCCCGCATCCTCGACGTCCACCTCCAGCTCCTGCTCGAGGACCCGTGGATCGACGAGGACACGGCCTGCCGCTCGCTCCTGTCGGTGATGGGCTCGACCCCGCCCGACGATATGCGCGAGATCACCCGTGCCGACGTGCTGGCGATCCTCGCGATCGACCGCACGAACCCCGCCTCGATCGCCTATTCGCTCGGCGCGGCCCGCGAGAACGCCCGCCGGGCGCGCGAGATCGTCTCGACCGAGCTCTGGGAGTGCCTCAACACCACGCGCACCCGCATGCCGCGCCGCGTCTCGGGCGAGCGGGTGTCGGAGTTCTTCAGCTGGGTGCGCGAGCGCTCCGCCCTCGCCGTCGGCATCATCGAGTCGGCGACCTCGCGCGACGAGGCCTGGCAGTTCTTCACGCTCGGCCGCTCGATCGAGCGCGCCGACATGACCGCCCGCCTGCTCGCCACCCGCTCGCTGACCGAGGCGAGCGGCCCCTCCTGGACCACGATCCTCCGCTCCTGCGGCGCCTACGAGGCGTACCTGCGCACCTACCGGGGCGTGCCGAGCGCGCGGAACGCTGCCGAGTTCCTCCTCCTGGACCGGCTGTTCCCGCGCTCGATCCTCTTCTCGGTCTCGCGGGCGGAGGCGTGCATGCGCGACATCGAGCCGCGCACCGGCCGCATCGGCCACTCCGGCGACGCGCAGCGCGTCCTCGGGCGGATCCGCAGCGAGCTGGAGTTCCGGCCGATCACCGACATCCTCGAGGACCTGCCGCGGCACATGGACAGCGTGCAGGAGGCGACCTCGGCCGCGTCCGAGGCGATCCGCCAGCGGTACTTCCCCACCAACGTCATGCCGAGCTGGATCGGGGAGGCGCTGTGAGCAGGCTGCGCATCAGGCACACCACGGGCTTCACCTACGCGGGGGACGTGGTCGCGTCCTACAACGAGGCGCGGATGCTCC
This window harbors:
- a CDS encoding circularly permuted type 2 ATP-grasp protein; translation: MGDLFDGYGSQKVERPDTGATPWDEMFADVASTGGPDGVRGAYRDIYSSLARMTQEELRGRTDALASSYLAQGVTFDFAGEERPFPLDAVPRVIERAEWNEVQTGIKQRVRALEAFLADVYGPQNAVADGVIPAGLISSSSHFHRQAAGIVPANGVRIQVSGIDLIRDEKGGWRVLEDNVRVPSGVSYVISNRRVMAQTLPELFVSMRVRPVGDYPNKLLQALRASAPEGVDDPTVVVLTPGVYNSAYFEHTLLARLMGVELVEGRDLFCTGGKVFMRTTSGPTRVDVIYRRVDDEFLDPLQFRADSMLGSPGLMLAARLGNVTIANAVGNGVADDKLVYTYLPDLIRYYLSEEPVIKNVDTWRLEDPGALEEVLDRLDELVVKPVDGSGGKGLVVGPAASAKELAELRSRLQADPRGWIAQPVVQLSTIPTLVDDGMRPRHADLRPFAVNDGTDVWVLPGGLTRVALPEGQLVVNSSQGGGSKDTWVVGLEEARSADPEARDIQALVAEQAAVTSSIPIVYPLNHTPDHSPQDAPNTDQDQQQQQQTLAAGEDD
- a CDS encoding alpha-E domain-containing protein translates to MLSRIAESLFWIGRYIERSDGTARILDVHLQLLLEDPWIDEDTACRSLLSVMGSTPPDDMREITRADVLAILAIDRTNPASIAYSLGAARENARRAREIVSTELWECLNTTRTRMPRRVSGERVSEFFSWVRERSALAVGIIESATSRDEAWQFFTLGRSIERADMTARLLATRSLTEASGPSWTTILRSCGAYEAYLRTYRGVPSARNAAEFLLLDRLFPRSILFSVSRAEACMRDIEPRTGRIGHSGDAQRVLGRIRSELEFRPITDILEDLPRHMDSVQEATSAASEAIRQRYFPTNVMPSWIGEAL